A genomic region of Phragmites australis chromosome 2, lpPhrAust1.1, whole genome shotgun sequence contains the following coding sequences:
- the LOC133903382 gene encoding uncharacterized protein LOC133903382: MGRDDGVKETKRRRRHCGSKISRDASPSTTSSDSDSSASPSFDSSHRRSPELRSRSSSSSKRRKSSSSSSDRHRRSHNSSGRSRSSRDEDRRRRDEERGRRGGDGDGDSSSGSASEESDRADEAREIVRDILREFPAISGELRQFRGTSCVKTCSSYKVKENGMLHYRGMPEI; encoded by the exons ATGGGGAGGGATGACGGCGTGAAGGAAAccaagcgccgccgccgccactgcggCAGCAAGATATCCCGCGATGCCtccccctccaccacctcctcggaCTCTGACTCCTCAGCTTCCCCTTCCTTCGATTCCTCCCATAGACGCAGCCCCGAGCTGCGCAgccggagcagcagcagcagcaagcgcAGGAAGTCGTCTTCCTCGTCGTCGgaccgccaccgccgcagccACAATAGCAGCGGCCGGTCGCGCAGCTCCCGTGACGaggaccggcggcggcgggacgAGGAGCGCGGGCGGCGCGGTGGCGATGGTGACGGCGACAGCTCTTCCGGCTCGGCGTCGGAGGAGTCGGACAGGGCGGACGAGGCGCGGGAGATTGTCCGTGACATCCTCAGGGAATTCCCAGCCATCTCCGGCGAGCTCCGTCAG TTTAGGGGGACGTCCTGTGTGAAAACCTGCAGTAGCTATAAGGTGAAGGAGAATGGGATGCTTCACTATAGAGGAATGCCAGAGATTTGA